The Ovis aries strain OAR_USU_Benz2616 breed Rambouillet chromosome 2, ARS-UI_Ramb_v3.0, whole genome shotgun sequence nucleotide sequence ccagtgggtcagttcttcacgtcaggtcgccaaagtattggagcttcagcttcagcatcagtccttccaatgaatattcaggactgatttcctttaggattgattggtttgatctccttgctgtccaagggactctcaagagtcttctccaagaccacagttcaaaagcatcaattagtcactgctcagctttctttgggatgaggagcctggtgggctgccgtctatggggtcgcacagagttgtacacaactgaagcgatttagcagcagcagcagcaacagcagctttctatatagtccaactctcacatccatacctgactactgaaaaaccatagccttgactagacagatctttgttggcaaagtaatgtctctgcttttaatatgctgtctaggttggtcatagcttttcttccaaggagctaccatcttttaatttcatggctgtagtcactatcttcagtgagtttggagcccaaggaaagaaagtctgacactgtttccattgtttccctatttgccacaaagtgatgggaccagatgccatgatcttagttttttgaatgctgagttttaagccagctttttcactctccttttcactttcatcaagaggctcctcagttcctctcgttttctgccataagggtggtatcatggctacccactccagtattcttgtctgaagaattccatggatggacagagaagcctggcaggctgtagtctgtggggtcaaaagagttggacacaactgagcaactgacagaCACACAGGGGAAGATAGTGTTTTCCTAGTCTTTATGTGTGATGCTGGATAAGGGTCTTgacagccccttggacagcaaggagatcaagccaatcaacctaaagaaaatcaatcctgaatattcactggaaggactgatgctgaactccaatacttttgccacctgatgcgaagagctgactcattggagaagaccctgatgctgggaaagtatgagggcaggaggagatgggggtgacagaggatgagatggctggatagcatcacccactcaatggacatgagttttaataAACTCTGGCAGatgataaagaaaagagaatcctgctgtgctgccgtccatggggtcccaaagagtcacacacaactgagtgactgaacaacaaagtcttTAAGTTCAATGCCATGAGTTCAACCAAGTGGAACCCCCTAGGGCAGACACCTCCCTATATCCTCTGCTATCACTCTTCTCTGAATACTTAGATAATAATATCTGATGcatattttctaagttttcttaGAAActcccaccaaatggaagaaattaactacttgatCATGAGCATATGTCCTGCAGACCTCCTGGTGCTTAAGGGTTGATATATTAACCCCTGTGACACCACCCTGTtccctcaccatcaaccaatcagagcaGTGTGCATGAGCTGATCACAGACCCTTGGACCTTCTCCCTTACTTGGCTTTTTAAAAGCCTTTGCTGAAATCCTTTGGTGAGTTTGGGGTTTCTGAGCATGAGCCACCCATTCTCCTTGTGAGGTGCCTTATAGTAAATGCTGCACTTTCCTCCCCACCACCTGGGTGTCAATAGATTCGCTTTCTGTGTGGGTAGCAGACTCAAGTTTGATTTGGTAACATGAAGAGCCTTGTAAAGAGTATGCCTTTGTCCAAGCTATGAAATTTCTGAATTAAAAGACATGTACTTAAAAAAGTGAAGGTTCAGACTGGTTAAGTGCTGTCGTGAGAAACAGTATTATTCAGCATTCTTACAGATTTTGTAGAGGAGTGACTGTTTTCTGTGTGCATTCCAATCTGTTACTCATTTTCAGAAGTAGCTTATGGGGACCTTGAAAACACTGTTTAAAAGACCATTGAAAGGTGAGTTTCTTAAGTTTCTGTATTCAGTCttcctttcaatttttattttttaaatttttatttagaggatacttgctttgcaatattgtgctagtttctaccatacatcaacatgaatcagccataggaatgAATATGTCTCTTCCctttggaacctccctcccacctcctgcaccatcccatccctctaggctgtcacagagccctgTGTTTGATCTTCCTGAGATAGGTAGTAAATTCCCACTGGTTGTCTGTTTTGCATACgataatgtgtatgtttcaatgctactctttcaattcattctttttacagcAAATTGATGGTGGTGAAGCTGGTGATTGTGGTTGGGATGGTGATGATGGCCGTGATGGTGCCTGGATGAGTGTGAGCTTCTGTGGAAAATTCATTGTTTCAAAAGAGATGGCAGAGTTCACCTAAAAGCTTCATAATTCCAAAACCTGATTTGCTCACagtaaatgtgaaaatataattCTAAACTGAGAAGCAGTACTGTGTTCTGTTATAGAGGATATTTAGATTGTAATTAGACAGACAGTTGGCTAAAAATCtgtggaaattaatcttttgtgaCTAAACAaggattttaaatttaattgaggAAACCCACTTGTCAAAAAGACACTCTTAACAAATCAAATTTAAATTGCATGTGAAATCCATACTTCTTGAAGTTGTTTTGCCTGAGAAGGAAATATGCATGGATCACAATGGCAGAAATTCTGATAGCCGAGGTAAACTTTGTCCAGCTTTACATGTTCTTGGCTATTACTGTCAGTTCACTTAAGATATCCTTGAAAAAGGAATCAGGTCACAAAATAGATGAGAAACAgacaaaacacttaaaattttaatgtttattaatgtAGGTCTTCCATTAAAGTAGTTTGTGCTCACAATCAATTCAAGCAAGCAAGGGAGGTCTCTTCCTCATTATTCAACCTAACCCTCCATCTTCCCTCAGAGGTTACCACCAAGTAAGAAGATCTTATGAGTCAATATTTTGAGGAtgatttagtttattttatttgacatttAGAAGATGGCAGTGTAATAATTAGAAGTATAAAGCAGGCGTTGCAAAATCAGGAATCCGTTGTGCTTAGAGATGGCAAAGGCAAAACTTGGTGGATAGAAACAATGAACACCTGCTACAGGTCAAAATATTGAGGATCTCAGTGCTACTAGTCTGAGATCAGGGCTATGGGCTGCTATCAGGTGCTTAGAGGTGCTCACAGCTTTGAATTTAATTATTCCCATGGCTTTAAACACTTTAAAGGTATGAAGACTTGAACTGCTCAAAGCAGAAAAGAAGATACTAAAACAAAGTCCCAACAGAGTCTAAATCGTACACAGCAGGGTAACAGATCTCGGAGAAGCAGACAAGATTGAATTGAGAGAGGCTGGTCTCTACAACTACCATACCGTCAGCACCTGCCAAGCGCTATGCTAAGGATGAACAAGCAGCTCCATCTTTCCCACTGGATGTCATTTGTATAAGAGGTCCTGCCATCACTCTCAAGAAATGAAGAGTCACTGAAGCCTCAAAGTATGATATACACAACCAAAGAGAAAATTCCTAGGAAGCTCAAGTGGCAGAGAGACAGTGCAGAGCAGACAGATGGATGGAGGCAGTGCTCCCACTGCCTGCGCTGTGGGAGCAAGCAGACGCCCAGCAGCACCTGCAGACCAGCTCACCTAGTGGCAGCATTGCTTCTGGCAGCTGCACTTCTgctggcagcagcagctcttctgcTGGCAACAGCCCTTCCCACCACCGCAGCCACACGAGTGGCAGCTGCAGGTGCGGCGGTGGCAGCAGACCACGGGACGCTGCAGCAGCCCccacagcagccgcagcagcaggggcagcagctgctgcagcagcCCACCCGGTAGCACCTGCAGCTGTTGCAGCTGCTGCAGCCACCACCACAGCCACCGCCGCAGCCACCACCGCAGCCACCACCGCAGCCACTACCATAGCCACCACAACTTCCACAACCACAGCAGCCCATGGTGTCAGTAGAGAGGACTCaggagaggtgaggagggagactcaggagatgtgggaggTTGGATGCCGCCTTCTGCTGGGGGAGACCTTTATATACCGAccccttttcctgttttttggCCCACTTTCCCTGGAAGAGTCTCACAAGACTTTGTTTACTTCCTTCTTGAGCACCTGTGCCATGATAACTTGCTATTTTTAGCATAGCAGCCTCATAACTTTGAGTTTTCTGTTGGGAATGAAGTAGTCATGTGTCAGATCTTTAGTTTGGAGATGGAAAAGTGATGGGCAAGGTGCAGGAAAAGCAGCCTCAGGGGCTTCAGAATGTCGCCTGTGTGTCAGACATGACCATCCTAGAGCTCACGTAAGTGAAGAGTTGAAGAGCTCCCACGAGTGCCCCAGAGTTTTTCCAGGATGCTGGGCAACAGAAATGGGGAGCTGGAAGAGACTGCTCAATGGTGAGAAGTAAATCAAAGGAGGGCATATTAAGATTTCCTTCTCTAGCTTTCAAAAGGTAAACTTAACAAAGAGATGCCAGTTGTCAATCCAGGGACACCAACGTCCTGGGAGAAGCACGGATGTGCCCAAGCCCAGGTGTCTCTGATGCAGAAGCTGCAGTGTAAGTCCCAAGAAAGACTGGCAGTGAGCTCTTTGGACTGGTTGGGCAGGCCCTAGTTCTCAAGACAGTCAAGCAAGGGGGACTACTGCAAGCTACTTGGGGCAAAAGAAGGAAACGACACCCACAGAGCCAGCTGGATGGAGACCAGTCACTTCAGATTAAACATTCTCCTGGGCCATTTTCTGGCTGAACCGATGGGCTGGCCCTGGGTCTCAAACCCAGAGAGGCATGGGAAAAGGCCAGCCATGGGATGAaatctttcttattttgtttaccCAATTATTTAACAGACAAATGACAAGGAGGAACTTCCTCCTAGCAGATGTTGGGTGTGGGCTACACAAAATTATAGTTTTAGCATCTGACATCAcacaagttttttctttttttggtggggcaGGGTAATCTTTAATGAACagtcaatttttataaaataaggacCTCTGGGGACCCAGAGAAAGCAtagctgtgctttttttttttaacataatcacaatagtaaaagatgttttatcattttcaCAGTCAACAGGCAACCCCTccaaaaaaagataattacaattacaagccataatgggaacatggttaacttaacaatataaaataattacatacagtttGGTGGGGGATGTCAAGAAGAGTGATGTGATAAGTGGAAGTACATATGTGCAtatgttttcatccacccagccagtctacATCTTTTGGTTGgtgaatttaatccatttacatttaagctaATTATTGTTATATAGGAtcctattactgttttcttaatgGTTTGGgattcatttctgtattttttggttttatttctgtcttttccttctcttgtttcctgcctagagaagttcctttagcatttattgtaaagctggtttggtggtgctgaattctcttaacttttgcttgtctggagagcttttcatttctccttcagaTCTGAAGCAGtcttgctggatagagtattcttggttgtaggttcttcctttcatcactttaaatatatcatgctattcccttctggcttgtagaatttctgttgagaaatcagctgatagcctgataaGAGTTTCTTTGtatgttgtcatttttcccttgttgcttttaatattttatctctgtctttaatttttgccagtttggttactatgtgtcttggtgtgttcatccttgggtttatctttccttggattctctgtgcttcctggacttggttgactatttcctttcccatgctcaggaagttttcagctattatctcttcaaatattttctcaggtcctctctctctctctcttctcctcctggcactcctataatgtgaatgttggtgcttTTATTGTTGCCCCAGGGTCTCTTAGGCAGTCTgcatttcttctcattctttttctgtatCCTGTTCTGGGGCTGTGGTTTACCCCGTCCTGTCCTTCAGGTCATTCATccattctgcctcagttattctgctacccatcccttctagtgtattattcatctctgtgtgTTGGTCCTTTATTTAGCTCTTCTAGGTCTTGGTagacatttcttgcatcttctcgatctTTGCCTGCTTTCTTTATCTGAGATCCAGAATCATCTTCATATTactgtgaattctttttctggaaggttgcttatctccacttcatttagctGTTTTTCTGGTGTTTTATCTTGTTTAGGACATAAcattctgctttttcatcatgattaactttctgtaatatggtttttgttttagccgCTGTGAGACTATGCTTcttcttctgtctgctctctgatggatggGGCTAAGAAGCTTGTGTAAGCTtgttgatgggagagactggtgATGGGAAAAACttggtcttgctctggtgggcagggactTGCTCAGTAAagttttaatccaattatctgctgatgagCAGGGTTCCACTTcctccctggtagttgtttggcctgaggtgacccagtgCTGGGGTCTATGGCTCTATGGTAGAGTTAATGGTGACCCCCCAAGAGGGTTTACAGCAAGGAGGACCTTCCTGGCCTGATGATGCTTGTGCCCCCATCCCTGTGGTAAcccctgctgacccatgcctccacaggaggccctccaacactagcatGTAGTTtgggttcagtctcctgtgggttaactgttcctttcctctgggtcGTGGTGCATGCAAAATGTTGTTTGTGCCCTCTACGACTGGAGTCTCTATTTCCCCCTGTCCTCtggaagttctataatcaaatcccactggctttaagatcagattccctggggattcccagtccctttgtcagatccccaggctggaaaGCCTGACGTAAGGTTAGGAACTATCAGAGCAGTGTGAGAACtcctttggtattattgttctccagttggTGGGTCATTCACATGGaggatatgggatttgatttgatcgtgattgtgcccctcctactgtctcatTGCAgctccttctttgtctttggacatggggtgtttttatttgttgggttccagtgtcctcctgttgatggttgttcaacagctagttgcaatttttgTGTTCTTGGAGGAGAGGAGTGTGTGTCCTTCTACTATGCTATCTTGAACCGGAAACCATACACGTGTTTTAAGGTGAGATGTTAAGGATGCTCTTTCTGTTTGGGGTCTGGTTTTCACTTATTCTTCCAAGAGGTTTTTGTAACTTAGTGGATAAGCAGTGAATCTCAGTAGAGAGAAAAACAATCTTTTTCCTAACCTGTGATGAGTAAGAAGCATATGTTAAAAATGCGACTTTTACCTGACTCCAGATGCAAACTGTCACAGTTATAAAAAATGAGGATAGTTCTTCAATATTTCAGGCATTTATTTAATACAACAGCTGGCTGTGGAGTATGTACAAtgggtcaggcactgttctagtcCCTGGCGCAAATCATACATACACGTGTAAGTTCTTAGGAGCACAAAGCTGTTCCAAGTGTGTTCTAATCTAAATATAGCTTTAAGAGACAGCTAATGGTTTAAAAGAGCAGTATTAACTGGACACAATCTCAACAAGGAAGGATGTGAGAGTCTCGTGAGGTCTCTTATAGGAAGTGGGGTGAACAACAAGGCACAagctgtatattcttggctcagCTCCTGAAGATATATAAGGGTCCCCCTAGAAGAAGGTGACATCCAACCTCCCTCACATCCTGAGActccctcctcacctctcctAAGTCCTCTCCACTGACACCATGGGCTGCTGTGGTTGTGGAAGTTGTGGTGGCTGCGGTGGCGGCTGCAGTGGCGGCTGCAGTGGTGGCTGCGGTAGCGGCTGTGGTGGTGGCTGCGGTGGTGGCTGCGGTGGCAGCTGTGGCAGTTGCAACAGCTGCAGGTGCTACCGGGTGGGCTgttgcagcagctgctgcccctgctgctgcggctgctgtggGGGCTGCTGCAGCGTCCCCGTGGTCTGCTGCCACCGCCGCACCTGCAGCTGCCACTCGTGTGGGAAGGGCTGTTGCCAgcagaagagctgctgctgccagcAGAAGTGCTGCTGCCAGAAGCAATGCTGCCACTAGGTGAGCTGGTCTGCAGGTGCTGCTGCGCATCTGCTTGTTCCCACTGCTGAGActtctctccatccatccatctgtattGTGCTCTCTCTTTGGCACCTGGGCTTTATGGTACTTCCCTCTGGTTCTCATGCTCTGACGTTAagtatcttttccatttttaatatagtCACACATGGGTATTTTATTCAAAGTCATCCAAGAAAAATGATGGAGGACATTTTGCTTACTAAGCTCAGCAAAATGAGGTAATGATTCTCACTTTTTTGTGacattcttttctgtctttgccTTGTCTTCTTGTTTTTACCATAAATATCTGTCCTTCCTGTGGCCATAGAGTTTTTTTATAGATGACGTCCTAAAAATGTCTTaataaaataccaaaataaattctgaacaTTTGCTCTTGTTTTATCCTTAGAGATATTCTTATTAAAGTGGCATTAATTATAGTTTCCCATGGCTTGGGGCTGTCAAGGATACATGAATAATTATGCCCTGGTGTggtttacaattttatttactcTACAATCCAGCCATACACAAATAACCATGAACACAAGACAGAATAACAATAAACATACCAGGAGACCATGATGTCATGTATCACGGTAGGAGGGACTCCTCATTGTTGGGTGAGAAAAGGGTGCAGCGAGTAGAGTGACTTCAAGAAAGAGATGGCATTTTGAGCTGTTTTACAGAATTAATAAGATTGTGACAAATGGAGATAGTTGGAGACAGACATTCTAGAAGGAGGGCAAACAAGTGAGGGATGGAAAATCCAAAGCACATATGGAAATTAGCAAGCCATGCGTTTGACCTAAGTACAGAGCATATCAATACAAATAGTTAGAAATAAGCACTGAAAAGACACTAAGTCTGTCATTTACAATGACAGCAATGAGCAGCACACACATTGCCCTTAAAATCCAGGCACTTTTCTAACAATGCACCTGTTTTGAAAGAAGCACTATTACAATGCCTctgcacagagaagttaaatgacttgcttaAAACATACAGCTGCAGCTGGTGGCGTTCTGACATGCAGCAGTGCTGTTGGCCAGTGAAGGTTTTCAAGAAGGAACTTGGTGCAGCCACCTGCACAGTTAATGGTTTATGGGGAGAACTAAAGTTACCTCAGGGTTCCTGGGACAAGCAAGAACTGAAACAATGACAGGGTAGCATATTGTGGGCAAATACAAAACCCAGCAAATATCTATGAGGTCTGCAATTACAGAATAGGCAAGGTGGGGCAGCAATGATTGCTGTGGACTGAATTGTATCCCCTAAgctcatgttgttgttgttgttcagtttctcagtggtgcctgactctttgtgaccccatggactgcagcacactgggcttccctgtccttctctgtctcctggagtttgctcaaactcatgtccattgagtcggtgatgccatccaacctactgatcctctttcaccctcttttcctcctgccctcaatctttcccagtataaggatctttttcaatgagtcagctcttcgcatcagttggtcaaaatattggagcttcagcatcggtccttccagtggatattcagagttggtttcccttagaattgactggttggatctccatgccaTCCATGGGACActtgagaatcttctccaacaccacaatttgaaagcatcaattctttggtgagcAACATTCTTTACGGTCcattctcacatccacatatgactcctggaaaaaccatagatttggctatatagacctttgtcagtaaaatgatatctctgctttttaatatgttgtctaggtttgtcacagcttttcttccaaggagcaagtatctttcaatttcgtggctgcagtcaccatctgcagtaattttggagctcaagaaaataaaatgttactgtttccacttttctcccatctatttgccattaagtgatgggaccagaagccatgatcttagttttctgaatgctgagtttcaagccagccttttcactctcctctgtcaccttcatcaagaggctctttagttcctctttgcttcctgccattagagtggtatcatctgcatatctgtggttgtagatatttctcccggcaatcttgattccagcctgtgattcatccagcatggcattttccatgatgtacgctgcataaaagttaaataaacaaggtgaaaacaTACAGACTCCCTTGCAGACTCCCTTCCCATTTTTGAaacagtcagtttttccatgtaagtctctaactattgcttcttgtcctgcatacaggtttttcagcaaacaggtaaggtagtctggtatttccatctcaggaagaattttccacagtatgttgtgatccatacagtcaaaagctttagtgtagtcaatgaagcagaagtagatgttttctggaattctcatggtttttttttttcctgtgactttcactttccactttcatgcattggagaaggaaatggcaacccactccagtgttcttgcctggaaaatcccagggacggaggagcctggtgggctgccatctatggggtcgcgcagagatGGACACGGcagaagtgacatagcagcagcagcagcagaaacggatgctggcaatttgctctctggttcctctgccttttctaaactcagtttctacatctggaagtttttggttcatgcactgttgaagcctatcttgaaggattttgagcattacctcactagcatgtgaaatgagcacagttgtatggtaatttgaagattctttggcattgcatttcatTGGGATCGTAATGAAAACTGATGATttccattttccagttttctctgtctccaagggaaacagagactcttgggggcacaaacaaaaccttgtgtgtaccaggacccaggaaaaggACCAGTGACCACACAGGAGACTGAGCTagacctgcctgtgagtgtttAAGGGTCTCCTGCAGAGCTGTGGTTGGCAGTGGCCCGCTGCAGGTACAGGAGCACTGGCAGCAGTAGTCCTGAGAGGCGTGCTGGTATAAGATCTTTGGAGATGCCAGTAATCCTATCATAGACTCATAGACTCCAAGactgggtcagttcagttcagttcagctcagtgattcagtcgtgtccaactctttgcaactccatggactgcagcacaccaggcctccttgtccatcatcaactcccagagtttactcaaactcatgtccattgggtcggtgatgccatccaaccatctcatcctctgttgtccccttctctcaccttcaatctttcccagcatcagggtcttttccaatgagtcagttctttgcattaggtggccaaagtattggagtttcagcttcagcatcagtccttccaatgaatattcaggactgatttcctttaagatggaatggttggatctccttgctgtccaagggactcttaagagtcttctccaacaccacagttcaaaagcatcagttctttggagctcagctttctttatagtccaactctcacatgcatacaggactactggaaaaccatagctt carries:
- the LOC132659135 gene encoding small cysteine and glycine repeat-containing protein 3-like — protein: MGCCGCGSCGGCGGGCSGGCSGGCGSGCGGGCGGGCGGSCGSCNSCRCYRVGCCSSCCPCCCGCCGGCCSVPVVCCHRRTCSCHSCGKGCCQQKSCCCQQKCCCQKQCCH